In the Magnetococcales bacterium genome, CCTTTTGTTCACTCTCTTCTGGACGATCTGGATCGTTTGATCGGTCCGATTTTTCTGGTCGGGGATGCGTTGCGGGATTCGTTGCGCAACAAGGCCGCACCGGATGAGCTGACGATTCTCGTTTCCCAGGCCCTGCCTCTTTGTCAGCGCAAACTCCAGGATGCAGGATATGCCAGTGCCGTGATGGGCACCAAGCAGAACAGCCTGTTGTTGCCTCTGAAACGCAAAGAAAATCCCAAAATGGTGGAAATTTCCGCTTTCCGCCACCGTCCTTCGCATCCGGCCACGGTGGCCGAGGATCTGTTCCATCGCGACATTTCGGTCAACGCCATGGCGTTCAGTTGGCCGGATGGTCCCCTGATCGATCCCTACAATGGACGGGCGGATCTCGAAAACAACGTGATCCGCCTCGTCAACGGGGCCGATACCCTGCAAGAGGATCCTCTGCGGGCGCTACGTTTTTTTCGTTTCACCCTGCAACTGGCCGGCAAACCGGATCCGGACGATTTGCAAAGCTCCGAAGCGACCGTGCCCGCACAGGTGGCCCAGGAGCGTGTGCGGGCCGAGTTTGATCAAATATTCACGCTGCTCTTGCGGGACCGTTTTTCCCAGGAGATGGTTTATCGTCTGTTTCGCTCGGTATTGGGCAGGGAGTTGTTGCCTGAATTTGCGGCCATCCACGATTGCCCGGAAAATCCGGGTGACTCTCAGACTGCCTGGGAAAATTCCCTGCGCATGCTCCTGAACATGACGGCTCCCACCCCCGAAGAAGAGGTTTCCTTCCTGGATCTGCGCTGGGCCGCCCTGTTGCACCAAACAGGCAAAGGGGTGTGCGCCAAAAAAGATGATTCGGGGAAAATTGTTGAATATCCAGGGTTTCATGAAGAAACCATGCGCATCAATGCCGGCATTCTCAACCGGTTGCAGTTTTCCAAACGCCGCCAGCGCCGGATCAATTTCATGGTCCAGCACATGGATATCCATCAAATGCCCACCGATCGGGGCCTGCGTCGCCTGATCGAACAGACCATTCCGGTGGAGGGGTTGTTCCGTTTGTTGCGGGCCAAAAAAGAGGCCGTCCCCAACCTTCCCCCCGAAGAAATACTCAAAACAGCCGAAGAATTTTCCCGTTGCATGCGTCGTTGCCACCTGACCCGTGAAGCCATGCTGCGTTTGCGGCCCATGGATCTGGCCTTGAGCGGCGGTGAAATCATCGACATGGTTCGCATTCCGCCTGGTCCATGGCTGGGACAGTTGCGCCAACGTCTGGTAGAATGGGTAGGACAGGATCCCAACCGTAACCAGCGGGAATTCCTGGTTGCCCAGGTCCGGGAATGGATTTGTCGGGAAGAGGGGAAAATTTAAAATAAAAAAACCGCACGGTGTGTTTCCTGTCAGGGGTGTCGGTTATGACGCCAGGACTTTGTTCTGGTTGGACAGTCAGGGAGTGGTGTAGGTTTTTTCTGGTCGGACAATCGGGGAGTGATGTTGGTATGGCACACAAAATTCTCGTCGTTGATGACGATTCCCAGATCCGCTTTATTTTTCAGTCTTTTTTGACCAGTTCCGGTTACGACGTTGTGGTCGCCGAGGATTACGATGCGGCGTTGCGCTCCCTGGATGAAGGTGACTTCGATCTGCTTTTCACCGACATCCACATGGTTGGCAAGAGCGGTCTGGATCTGCTGAAGGAGGTTCAGAAACGCGGTCCCAGTGCCCCTTATGTCCTGGTCATTACCGGCTTTCCCGACCTGGAAACCGTGCAGGAGGCCCTGCGCGCCGGAGCCTACGATTATCTGGTCAAACCGGTCCTGAAGGAAAACCTGTTGCGTCAGGTCAAATCCGCCCTGGATCACAAAACCATGCGCGATGACAAAGAACGCATGCAACATCGCCTGACGGCTGTGTTCAACAGTGTCCGGGATGCCATCATTACCGTGGATGCCAATCTGCGCATCATGGAATTCAATCAGGCTGCACAACGCATTTGCGGCTTTTCAGCCCATGAGGCAGGCCAGTTGCTCAACAGCGAACATCGCCATTGCCATGGACATTGCCTGGATGCCCTGGATCGCGTGTTCAAAAACAAGGATCGCGCCGAAATGGTCCGCCTGCAATGCGACAATTCGGTTCGGAAGGGGCAAATGGTGGACGTTTCCGCCTCGCCTCTGTTTGATAAAACCAACCAGTTTCTTGGGGCCGTCATGGTGGTGCGCGATGAGACCCGGCTGGCAGCCCTGGAAAAAAATCTCGGGGAGCGCCAGGGTTTTCATGGCATTATTGGCCGCAGTCGCAAGATGCAGAATATCTATTCGCTCATTGAAAATCTTGCCGATGTCGATACCACCGTTCTGGTGACCGGCGAAAGCGGTACCGGCAAGGAACGTATTGCCGATGCCCTGCATGGTCGCGGTGTCCGCAGTCGCGGCACCCTGGTCAAGGTCAACTGCTCCGGTTTGTCGGAAACCTTGCTGGAGAGTGAACTTTTCGGCCATGTGCGCGGGGCGTTTACCGGCGCGGTCAAGGACAAGATCGGACGGTTTCAATTGGCCGACCGGGGCACAATCTTTCTGGATGAAATCGGTGATGTCTCTGCCCGGATGCAGACCCGATTGTTGCGGGTCCTGCAAAACAAGGAGTTGGAACGGGTTGGTGAGAGCCGTACCGTGCAGGTGGATGTCCGCGTGGTCGCCGCCACCAACCAGAACCTGCGCGAAAAAATTGCCCAGGGCCTGTTTCGTGAGGATCTCTATTACCGATTGAAAGTGGTGGAAATTCTGCTTCCACCCCTCCGGGATCGCCGGGAGGACATTCCCCTGTTACTCGACCATTTCATCCATCGGTTCAATGGCACCTTTGGCAGATCCATTGTCGGGGTGAGCGATCAGGTCATGCAGGTCATCATGGAGTATCCCTGGCCAGGCAACATACGTGAACTCGAACATGCCGTTGAACACGCCTTTGTCATATGCCGGGATTCCTATATTGACATCAAGGACCTGCCACCCGAACTCTCCGCGTCGCCATCCCGGGGAATCATCCCGGAAAAGGTCGCAGTTTCCACAGAAGAGGATCGCGACCGGATCATCCATGCCCTGGAAAAATCTGGTTGGGTCAAGGCACGGGCCGCACGCAATCTGGGCGTGAGCCGGAGTACCCTCTATCGCAAGATGCAGGAGCTGGCCATTCAGGATCTTCAGCAGATCCCCTGATCCTTGACCCTGGCAACCTGCTCCAGAACCACCCGGGCAATGTTTTCAGGTTTGAATTTGGGAATGAAATCGTTTGCACCTACGGCGTCGGCCTTGACTTTGTTGGCTTGATTGCTCATGGAGCTGTGCAGGACAAGTTGGATTCTGGCCAGCTCAGGATTGGACTTGACCTGCCGGGTAAAGGTGAAACCGTCCATGCCGGGCATTTCGATATCCGAAATGATCAGGCAATATCGGAAACGGGAACCCGGCTCAAGGGATTTTTTCAGAGCGGCAAAAGCATTTTCGGCACTATCGAAGAGGTGATGTTGGACACCGATTTGTTCGAGGGTATTGGCCAGAAGATTGCGGGCTGCCCGTGAATCATCCACCGCCAGAACATGAAAATTGTGCAAATCAAATTTGTGTCCCTCTTCAATCATTTCTGGGGGAACAACGTCCTCGATTCCCATGATTTCAGACAGGATTTTTTCAATATCGAGAATTTGGATGGACTTTCCTTCGTCGTCATACGTCAGGGCGGTCAAGTAGCCCGAGTTCTGCGTGCCATGACCGGGACTCCGGATATCTTTCCAACTGCGGGTCAGCAGTTTGTTGGGACTGCTGATGAGAAATCCCTGCACGGAGCCACTGTATTCACAAATAATGACGTAACTGACCCCTTCATGGAAATTCACCGATTCCATGCCCAGGGAGCTGGCCAGGTCCACGACCGTGACGAGCTGCTCGCGGAAGTTGATCGCTCCGATAATGGCCGGGTGGGTCTGGGGCATGACGGTCACGTTTTTCGGCGTTTCGATCACCTCGATGATCTTGAAAACATTGATGCCGTACTGCTGCGCATCGGTGAGGAAAAACGTGAGCATTTCCATCTGGTTGGAAAAAGCCAGATTGCTCCTCTGATCAATCTCCTTCATGAAGTTATCCATGAATCATTCCTGTCTCTTTGGTATGAAAGGGTTGTTGTTTCAGGTCGTCCGGGCGCATGCACGACAGATCGGAAATGTGAGGAAAGCCGAAGAAATGCCTGCCGCCAGTATAAAGGAGATTGCAAAAAACATGCAGGAAAAAATATACTGAAGAAGCGTGTCTTGTTTATTGTCCCCTGTGTACCTGCAATAAATCATGCCAGGTGCGGTCGTGGACCGTGACCCGGAAAACCAGCAAGGAAAAATGCCATGAAACGTCGTGATTTTATCAAGTCTTCCGTGGCCATGGCGACCGTGGCTACGGTGGCAGGGCATATCACTCCATCCAATGCCGAGACCGAGCAGAAAGCCGGGGTGAAAAATTATCGTCCCCTGGGCAACACCGGCATGAAAATCAGTGATATTTCCTTCGGTGCCGGGAAAGTGCCTTCGGCGTCACTGATCCTGCGGGCCGTCGAGCGCGGCATGAACTATTTTGACACGGCCCCCGACTACGGAACCAGCGAAGCCCTGATCGGTGAAGCCCTGCCGCGTCTGCCGGACCGGGGGAAAATTTACATCGCTTCCAAATTCTGCCAGCCGAAACCCTATCCCGGACATCTCCCCACGGGCAGTACCCAACAGGAATATATGGCGGCAGTCGAAGGCAGTCTGAAAAGATTGCATACCGACTATCTGGATGTGGTATTTGTGCATGGTATTGGCGAAAATCCGGATTTTGACAAGGAACGGCAGCGGCTGTTTGACGAAAACATGCTGAAGGCTTTCGAGCGGCTGAAACAGGATGGCAAGGTACGTTTTCTGGCCGTCTCTTCCCATGGCCCCCACAATATGGAACGGCTCCTCATGGAAGCGGTCAACTCCGGACACTTCCAGGTGATCATGCCGGCCTTCAATTTCATGAAATTTCCCAAGGTTCCGGAAGTGATCCAGGCCGCCAGCAAGAAGGGGGTGGGCGTGGTGGCCATGAAAACCCTCGCCGGTGCCAAGGAGAGCGGCGTCGATTTGAGCGGGGTCAGCGAACATGCGGCGTTCAAATGGGTTCTCAAACACCCCGAGGTGGCGGGTCTGGTGGTCACGATTGCCAATACCGGCCATCTGGATCTCTATCTGCCGGCTTCGGGGCAGGCTTTTACGGCCCAGGATCAAAGGCTCCTCGACCAGTATGCCGCCCTCCATGGCCAGGATTACTGCCGCACGGGTTGTGGCGATTGCGAGGCAGGGTGTCCGGAAAAGGTGCCCATTGCCTCCATCCTGCGTTACCAGATGTATTTTGAAGCGTACCAACAGGAAAAACAGGCCATGCAATCCTATGCCGCTCTGGAAAAAAATGCGGCTGCCTGTCGAGGTTGTGACGGCGCGGCCTGCAATCAACAGTGTGCCTATGGCCTGCCCGTGGCCGCCAAACTCCAGGCCGCCCATCGGCAACTCTCTTTTGCCCCGGTTACCTGAGTCGCTTGTGAAAAAGTTCAGGAGTTCTCATCGAAACGTGGCGTGTCATGGGACACCATTTCCTTGCAAGGCTGATGTTGATCGAATGACTCCCTGGCCCATGGCATGGTGATGGCTTCTCCGGCACCTCCCTGGCCCGTTCGGGTCCTGCTGTTGTTATTGCCCCCCCTGGTGGCGCTGGCCGTCTGGATGGATGGCCAGCGCTACGATCCGGGCTTGCTGGATTTTCAAAAAGGCGGCAACCCGGGTTCTGAATTGGCCAAAATGTTTCCGGATACACTGGGGTTGCTCAAAAAAATGGGCACCATCCGGGAGTATACCGAGGCCAATCTCTATGAATATATCAATGGTCACGCCGATTTTTTCATCGGGGCGGGTTTTCGCCGGCTGACAGTGGTGGAGTATGGGCCTCCCGGGGCACGTCAACCCACCCTGGTGGCGGATGTGTATGACATGGGCAAACCCATGCAGGCTTTTGGGGTTTTCACGGATCAAAAAGGCTCCCAGGCCGAAGCCGTGAATGTCGGCGACATGGCTTTTGTTTCTGACCGGACCCTCGGGTTCATCAAGGACATCTACTATGTGCGCTTGGCAGCGTTTGCCGCCGATACACCCCTGCTGGAAGCGGCACGCCTGCTGGCCGGCAAGATTCAATCCCGGGCTGGTGCGACTTCCGGTTTCACTTTTGCCTTCCCTGATCTCGGCACGACCGGCGAAACCCGGTTCATCAAGGAAAACTATCGCGGCATGGCCTTCTTGAACAATGTCGTGGAACGGATTTTCACCGGGGAAAAGGGGGAAGTCCGTACCGCCTTTTTGGTCAATGGCACCCCCGCAACCACCCAGGACCTGGAAAAATCCATGTTGGCGTTTCTCCAGGGTGAAGGAATCAAATATCAGACCAGCGCAACCCAGGGTCAGGCCAAAATCTACCGGGTCACCGACCCCTACGAGGGGGATTGGTTTTTTGCTGTTGGCCAAGACCGGTTGCTGGGTGTGTTCGGCCCCTGCCAGCCGGAACACCTGCAACGCATGGGAGAGGCCGCCCAACCACCTGACGTGACCAGGAAAAGTCCATCCAATGTGCAGGATCTGCCATGAAACCTGATGCCAAAAAATCAGTAAAGCAGTCCGGTGTGCAGGATCCGCCATGAAACCTGATGCCAAAAAATCAGTAAAGCAGTCTGGTTTCAAACGGGCCCAACCGGTCCTGAGCCGGCGGGAGTTTGTGCGGGATGTGGCCGTGACAACGGGGATTGCGGCTGGCCTGGGAGCGGGGGGGTGGTTGGCCTACAGCACCGAACCGATCCGCCGCCAGCCGGAGGTGATTCATAAATTGCGGGATTTTCGGATTCCGGCATCCGACCTGTTTCCGGTCATGGCCGTGGTACGGGGCGAACAGGTGGAACGCATGACCCGGGAGGCCATAACCCGGCTCGGTGGTATCGACCGGTTCATCAAACGGGGTGACAAGGTCCTCCTCAAGCCGAACGTCGGATGGGATCGGCAGCCGGAACAGGCCGCCAACACCGGCCCGGAGCTGGTCGCGGCCATGGTGCGTCTTTGTCGGGAGGCCGGGGCCAAAGCCGTCTGGGTCACCGATCACTCTCTCAATGATCCCTATCGCTGCTTTTTCCGTTCCGGGATTGAAGACGCGATCCGCAAGGAGGGGGGGGAGATGCGTCTGCCGCGCCAGGAGGACTTTGTGCGGACCGACATGGGGGGGAGCGTGCTGAAAATCTGGCCGGTGTCGCGTTTTTTTTTGGAAGCCGACAAGGTCATCAATCTGCCCATCGTCAAACATCACTCTTTATGCGGCTGTACCCTGGCCATGAAAAACTGGTATGGGGTGATCGGTGGCACGCGCAACCGTTTGCATCAGGATATTCATGCCTCCATCGTCGATCTGGCGGCGGCGGTGCGGCCAACCTTGACCGTCATGGATGCCACGCGCGTCTTGAAACGCAATGGTCCTACCGGTGGGAGCGTGGCCGATGTTGGCCGGGAAAACACCCTGATTGCCGGTCTGGATGAGGTGGCCATGGATGCTTTCAGTCTGCAATTTCTGGATCTGCAACCGGACAAGGTGCCTTTTCTGGCCATGGGAGAGGCGCGGGGTCTCGGGCGTGTCAACTGGCAAACGCTTAACGTCTCCCAGACCCAGATCGGATGACCCGCCATGCAACTGCCCAATCTGCGAGCCTTGCGTCGTTACCATGCGGTTTTTTTTCTCGGCCTGTTTCTGTTTTTTCTGGTGGTGAACGATTTTCGCCACATGCGTGGCTATGAAACCTCCCTTTTTCTGGAGCTGGATCCCCTGACCGCCTTGGGCGGCTTTTTGACGAGTCATACCCTCTACAAAGGTCTGGCCTGGTCGCTGGTCATCCTGCTGCCAACCCTTTTTTTTGGACGTTTTTTTTGTTCCTGGGTCTGTCCGTTGGGGATACTCAACCAGGGCATCAGCCATTTTTTCAACCATCGCCGCCCGGTGGATGCCTACAAACTCAATGCGTATCGACCCATTTTCCGGGTAAAATATTATATATTGACCGCCCTGCTGATTCTGGCAGGCATGGGGGCACTCCAGACCGGTCTTCTCGATCCCATTGCCTTGTTGGAACGCTCCATGATTGTGGCGATCCTGCCGGCCATGCATGGCAAGGCGTGGGATTTTTATCAACATCAGCCTTATTTTCATGGCGGTATTTTAATCACGCTGCTCGTGTTGGCCATATTGTTGGCCAACCGGTTTTTGACCCGCTTCTGGTGTCGGGTATTGTGTCCGCTGGGGGCGTTGCTGGGGGTGTTTTCCCTGCGGGCACCGTTTCGCATCCGGCGCGACGTGGACCGTTGTTCGGCCTGCTCCCGCTGCCTGCAATTCTGCCAGGGAGGATGTGACCCGCATGCCGAGTTGCGGGTCAGCGAATGCCACCTTTGTATGAATTGTATTGAGGCCTGCCCGGAAGATGCCCTGCATTTTGGTCTGGCCCAGCCGCGCAGTTCGGTCCAGCAACCCCTGGATCTGGGACGCCGCCGTCTGGTGGAGACCGGCGTCACCGCCCTGGCGTTGTATCCCATGCTCCGCACTTCCCGTTCGGCCTATTCCAATCCGGCCCCGGACGTCATCCGTCCCCCCGGATCCCTGCCGGAAGCGGATTTTCTGGCCCGCTGCATCAAATGCGCCGCCTGCATGCGGGTCTGCCCGACCAATGTTCTGCAACCCGCTCTCCTGGAGTCCGGCCTGGAGGGGCTATGGACCCCGATCCTCATCAATACTCAGGGGTATTGTGAACATCACTGCGTCCTTTGTGGCCAGGTTTGCCCGACCGCCGCGATTCGCCCCGTGCCCATCGCCGAAAAAATCGGCAACAAACCCTACACCCATCCAATCAAGCTGGGCACCGCCTTTTTTGATCGGGGTCGTTGTCTCCCTTGGGCCATGCATATTCCCTGTATTGTCTGCGAGGAAATGTGTCCCACCTCGCCCAAGGCCATCTGGTTTCAAAGCGTCACCATTCCTGGCCGCGATGGAAAGCCGGTTGATTTGAAACAACCCTTTGTCGAGCCGGCCCGTTGCATCGGTTGTGGCATTTGCGAAAACAAATGCCCGGTTGTCGATCAGGCCGCCATTCGCGTCACCTCCGTCGGCGAAACCCGCTCCCAACGCAATCGTATGATCTTGAAAGGGGATATCTCTTAGTTATGAGGGGTCGCATCCGGCATCACTCTTCGATGAAACGACCTGTGGCAAACTTGTGAAACTGGTTATGAATTGTATACGTGGCAGGGGAGGGATCATGCAAGTTGGCCGTGCAAAGTCAATGGGATTTTGGTAAGATGAAGCAGACAGGGGATTCTGAAGAATGACGAACACGTTTGACACGCAGCTCGCATCAGGGAATTGCAAGCCTTCGGGTTTACCGAAAGCAGTTTTTTGTTGCACCAGGCAACAGAAGGAGCGACCAGCATGGCCATTACCTCATTTGATACACTTGAATTTGTCGAGACCCTTGAAGCATCTGGTTTTACCAAAGAGCAATCCAAGGGAATGGTCGGAGCATTCAAGAAAGCTCAAGACGACCAATTGAAAGAGTTGGCCACCAAGGGAGATACTGCAATAATCAAAAGCGAGTTGATCCTCATTAAATGGATGCTGGCCATGGTCATTGCTGCTACCGTACTCCCCGCCTTGAAAACGTTACTGGGATAAGAGGATATCCGGCATATTCACTGTATCGGTCTTGGACATTCAAGTCTGGTCAACGAGACGACCCGTGACAAACTTGTGAAGTATGCTGGACATGAAAATCTGGAAGGAAAGGCCTTTCGCAATCGCCAGGGCTCGTCATTTTTCCAAGTCACCGGATGAGATGCGAATACTCACACGTTTGTCTTTGTGTTGGGAGGCTTTGGCATAAGAGACGTATCGATTGATTTCCTGCTTGACCTGCGGAACCGAATGCCACTCATCCCGTTCATAAGAAGCAAGAATTTCTTCCTCGAATCTGCGTTCCTCGTCCATATCAATTGGCCTTGTTGGTCATGTAGATACGAGTTGCTTTGCGACTTGGAATGATTGTTTTCAGGAAAACCTCGATGTCGTTTTCTACGAATGGCACCAGGTAAACATATTCTCGGATACGCACGATAAACATTCGTTGATTTGGATATTTTTCCCCTCTAGGGTGTTCAATGGTGTCAAGAAGACCACCGTGCATCATGGCTGAAAGGACATCTTCAAACGAAACGCCACGTTCTGATATCAAACGAATATTTTTACCAGTGTCCCAGCGTACTGCTTTCATTCGCTCCATGATATGCCAACGTCTCACATGTTATCAAGCTATGCCTGGATCGACATAATTTTTTTTGGTTGGCCACCTTCATTCAACAGGACCTGATCGTACAAAATCCGGCTCAGGGGCACCACCGGAAAATGGACGTCCTGAAGTATGGATTATGGTGGTATGGCCTGATGTGGTTGATATGTTGGCATAAATATTGCTTTAAACTTTTGGACCAAATTAAAGAGGCAAAGAACATTTTCTACTGGCCAGCAAAATGACAAAATGACCCGGATCCAGGACTTCCAGTTAAATATATCACCAATCGGTTTGGATATTCACAGAAAAACATGGTTAAGAGTTGGACAATGTCATGGGCTATGATATCAACTGGGAAGAATCAGCCAATCGGCATTATGAAGATGGTGTCATTCTCCTGAAAAAAAACGATTTGACAATGCAGGATACCATTTTGGACTTGCCGCAGAGTGTGCTGTCAAGTATTGTCTGGAAGTATCTGGCGTTCATATAACGAATGATTTGCACGAGCATTTTCCAGGCTTGAAAAAAGTGGCCATGGATAATCTTGGCTTGCAATCGGGAAAGTCCGTGTACAAGATCCAATTGCCGAAAATACTTGGCAGCCAAAAGTTCATGGAAGCTTGGGATATCAAGATGCGTTATGCGGGAAACAGGTCGGTCAAGGAAAGGTTGGCTATTAAAATGCAGAGAGATGCTGATACGGCTATTGGAATCATGAAATCATGAAACGATTAAAAAGAGTGTAGAAAAATGATCTTTTTTGATGAAAGTATCGAAAAATTTTTAAAACATTTGGTCCGTTTACAAGGGATTGAATTTGTACGGGATGGTTATGTGTTGAGAGACACGACCGGAAAATTGGCGTTTATTTGTAATCAAGCAATGCCAGGTGATTCTAAAGAAAAGATCATTAAAAAAATAAAAAAAATATTGCCGAATTATTCCCGGGACAATGATTGCATTATGGATATTGAACAGCCTGGTGTTCAATCCATAATAAATAATGGCAATTGTCATTATGAAAAATTTAATTTTAATATTGGAAAAATAATTTACCCGGTTGATGTCAGAATAATTGATCATCGAATGATTGGGAGCGATTGGCTGATTGCACCTGAATGCATGCCGAAATCATCCGGGGCGGTGCGGATTGTCTTTGCCAGCATGAAAGGAGGCGTGGGACGTTCGACGGCTCTGGTAGTCCTGGCCGCAGAATTGGCCCGGCAGGGTCGGACTGTCTTGACTGTGGATCTGGATTTGGAAGCCCCGGGTCTTGGTTCAATGCTGCTTGCAGAAAGAGAAAAACCGCTCTTTGGATCGTTGGATTGGTATGTGGAAAGTGGTGTGGGTGGTGTCAAGGCAGATGATCGTGAATTTTTGAACTCCATGATTGCTGCGAGTTCGTTTGGAGGCAATCAGGGAACCATAGATGTGGTGCCGGCTGTTGGCAGAAATGCGGATACCTGTCCAGCCAATGTTCTGGCCAAACTTTCCCGTGCATATCTGGATCAACCCCAGGATTCAGGGCAATCTTTGAGTTTTCTGACCAGGACACGCACGTTGATTGACCAGCTTGCATCCTGGAAACACTATGATGCCATCTTGATCGATGCCCGGGCCGGTTTGAGTGAATTGACCGCCGCAGCATTATTGGGTCTTAATGCCGATGTGTTGCTGTTTGGAGTCAATACGCCACAAACTTTTGCCAGTTATCGTTATCTGTTGGCGCATCTGGCTCGATTTATCAAAGAGGAGAATCGTGACTGGATTTATCGTTTCCGCATGATTCATGCCAAGGCACCGGCGAATTTGGAACAACAGAAAATGTTTCGTGATCGTGCCTATGAAATCTTTTCTGAGTTTTTTTATAAAGAATACAATTTTTTTATGAAATCAGATGAAGATGCCTCATCCGTATTGGAGGAACCGGGTCTCGATGATCCATCAGCGCCTCATTATGCCTGGCCAATCTTGTCCAATTCGCAATTCATGGAGTTTGATCCATTGGCGGATTCCATACAATTGGACCGGATAGTGTATGAGTCAACTTTCGGATCCCTGATGCGTGGCGTGAGTGAATGGCTTGAAATACCGGAGGGGATTGCACCATGACACCAAATGATTTCATGGATATACGTCAAACCCTGGCCGGTATTGATTCTGCGCCTGCACACCATGCTGACAGACCGCCGAATATTGGAGACATTTTTTCGCCACGAGGCCACGCAACAGCCCTGGATCCGGAAAGAATTCTGGTCGTGGGGGGACGGGGAGTGGGCAAGAGTTTCTGGTCTGGCGTCTTGTGTAACGATGCGACCCGTCAGCATGTCAGTCAGTCTTACCCACGCTTGAAACTCGACTTGTGCCAGGTCACGCTCGGGTTTTCCGGAACGGATACCAGTGACCTTGGACCGCCTTCGCGTGAAATTCTGGATGATCTGGAAGAGAAGGATCAATTCAATTCTGAAATAATCTGGCGGGCTGTTGTCCTGCATGGTTTGCGACCATGGATTGACCTCGAACTTCCGAAGGTTTGGCGCGGTTCCGCCGGACTGGTCTCCTGGGCACATGCCGATGCCGAGCGCTTGCAGAATACTTTGCGTGCAGCCGACAAACGTCTTGTTGAACGAGGATTACGCCAGGTCATCGTTTTCGATGCCCTGGATCGTCTTGGCGGGGATTGGCCACAAATTCAACGAAGAAGCAAGGCACTGCTGCGAGTTGCCTTGCCTTTCATGGCGTATCAGGCTGTCAAATTGAAAATTTTCATGCGGATTGACCAGGCCGAAGACCAGTCTCTCTTCAGCTTTCCGGATGCATCCAAACTGGTTGGACAGAAAGTCAATTTGACCTGGGAAAAGAAGGACCTGTACGGTTTGCTTTTTTCGCTTCTGGAAAACCGTACCAAGAATAGCGGCTCGTTTCGCAACCTGATCGAAGCGTGCCTGGGCAGGGTTCCCAATCAGGAAACCAGCATGAATTTACCAGCCAGCTTGATCAATGATGAAGAACACCAGGCACGGGTTTTCAGTAAAATGGCTGGGTCCTTCATGGGCAGTAACGCCCAGCGGGGAAAAACTTATACCTGGGTTTACAATCACTTGTCTGATACTTTTGGCTCCGTGTCACCGTGCAGCTTTCTGGAATCTTTGCGTGCTGCGGCAATCACGGAAACACATCTGGACGACAAGGTGATTGATCCAAAAGGATTGAAAAAAGGTTTGCAATCCGCTTCCATCTTACGCCTGAATCAGTTACGCGAGGAGTATGGATGGATCCAGACCGCTTTGGAACCGTTGGCCGATTTGCGCGTCCCCTGCGAAGAGATTATTTTGTTTGCCTGTTGGAAAAAAGAAAAAAGCCTTGCCCGGATTC is a window encoding:
- a CDS encoding CCA tRNA nucleotidyltransferase, with the translated sequence MYLSLQRGLSPFVHSLLDDLDRLIGPIFLVGDALRDSLRNKAAPDELTILVSQALPLCQRKLQDAGYASAVMGTKQNSLLLPLKRKENPKMVEISAFRHRPSHPATVAEDLFHRDISVNAMAFSWPDGPLIDPYNGRADLENNVIRLVNGADTLQEDPLRALRFFRFTLQLAGKPDPDDLQSSEATVPAQVAQERVRAEFDQIFTLLLRDRFSQEMVYRLFRSVLGRELLPEFAAIHDCPENPGDSQTAWENSLRMLLNMTAPTPEEEVSFLDLRWAALLHQTGKGVCAKKDDSGKIVEYPGFHEETMRINAGILNRLQFSKRRQRRINFMVQHMDIHQMPTDRGLRRLIEQTIPVEGLFRLLRAKKEAVPNLPPEEILKTAEEFSRCMRRCHLTREAMLRLRPMDLALSGGEIIDMVRIPPGPWLGQLRQRLVEWVGQDPNRNQREFLVAQVREWICREEGKI
- a CDS encoding sigma 54-interacting transcriptional regulator translates to MAHKILVVDDDSQIRFIFQSFLTSSGYDVVVAEDYDAALRSLDEGDFDLLFTDIHMVGKSGLDLLKEVQKRGPSAPYVLVITGFPDLETVQEALRAGAYDYLVKPVLKENLLRQVKSALDHKTMRDDKERMQHRLTAVFNSVRDAIITVDANLRIMEFNQAAQRICGFSAHEAGQLLNSEHRHCHGHCLDALDRVFKNKDRAEMVRLQCDNSVRKGQMVDVSASPLFDKTNQFLGAVMVVRDETRLAALEKNLGERQGFHGIIGRSRKMQNIYSLIENLADVDTTVLVTGESGTGKERIADALHGRGVRSRGTLVKVNCSGLSETLLESELFGHVRGAFTGAVKDKIGRFQLADRGTIFLDEIGDVSARMQTRLLRVLQNKELERVGESRTVQVDVRVVAATNQNLREKIAQGLFREDLYYRLKVVEILLPPLRDRREDIPLLLDHFIHRFNGTFGRSIVGVSDQVMQVIMEYPWPGNIRELEHAVEHAFVICRDSYIDIKDLPPELSASPSRGIIPEKVAVSTEEDRDRIIHALEKSGWVKARAARNLGVSRSTLYRKMQELAIQDLQQIP
- a CDS encoding chemotaxis protein CheV — translated: MDNFMKEIDQRSNLAFSNQMEMLTFFLTDAQQYGINVFKIIEVIETPKNVTVMPQTHPAIIGAINFREQLVTVVDLASSLGMESVNFHEGVSYVIICEYSGSVQGFLISSPNKLLTRSWKDIRSPGHGTQNSGYLTALTYDDEGKSIQILDIEKILSEIMGIEDVVPPEMIEEGHKFDLHNFHVLAVDDSRAARNLLANTLEQIGVQHHLFDSAENAFAALKKSLEPGSRFRYCLIISDIEMPGMDGFTFTRQVKSNPELARIQLVLHSSMSNQANKVKADAVGANDFIPKFKPENIARVVLEQVARVKDQGIC
- a CDS encoding aldo/keto reductase; the encoded protein is MKRRDFIKSSVAMATVATVAGHITPSNAETEQKAGVKNYRPLGNTGMKISDISFGAGKVPSASLILRAVERGMNYFDTAPDYGTSEALIGEALPRLPDRGKIYIASKFCQPKPYPGHLPTGSTQQEYMAAVEGSLKRLHTDYLDVVFVHGIGENPDFDKERQRLFDENMLKAFERLKQDGKVRFLAVSSHGPHNMERLLMEAVNSGHFQVIMPAFNFMKFPKVPEVIQAASKKGVGVVAMKTLAGAKESGVDLSGVSEHAAFKWVLKHPEVAGLVVTIANTGHLDLYLPASGQAFTAQDQRLLDQYAALHGQDYCRTGCGDCEAGCPEKVPIASILRYQMYFEAYQQEKQAMQSYAALEKNAAACRGCDGAACNQQCAYGLPVAAKLQAAHRQLSFAPVT
- a CDS encoding DUF362 domain-containing protein, whose protein sequence is MKPDAKKSVKQSGFKRAQPVLSRREFVRDVAVTTGIAAGLGAGGWLAYSTEPIRRQPEVIHKLRDFRIPASDLFPVMAVVRGEQVERMTREAITRLGGIDRFIKRGDKVLLKPNVGWDRQPEQAANTGPELVAAMVRLCREAGAKAVWVTDHSLNDPYRCFFRSGIEDAIRKEGGEMRLPRQEDFVRTDMGGSVLKIWPVSRFFLEADKVINLPIVKHHSLCGCTLAMKNWYGVIGGTRNRLHQDIHASIVDLAAAVRPTLTVMDATRVLKRNGPTGGSVADVGRENTLIAGLDEVAMDAFSLQFLDLQPDKVPFLAMGEARGLGRVNWQTLNVSQTQIG